The following are encoded in a window of Armatimonadota bacterium genomic DNA:
- the era gene encoding GTPase Era, with translation MGHRSGTVAVVGRPNVGKSTIINALVGQKVSIISDKPQTTRNRLLGIATDPDWQIVFVDTPGIHKPKHRLGRALNDVAKQSMSGVDALLMVVDISRAPGPGDRMIADWTLQSDGEIGITPRRILCLNKMDLLKAKDVEARYESYQAMFQPDEIMMTSCTRVQNLDLLTGLLVASLPEGEPLYDDDSVTDQSVQFLAAEMVREKLLHATREELPHAISTYVESWEEEDGLVDISVVILVERDSQKAIVIGKKGQMLKKVGSLARIEIEEMIDCKVFLSLFVKVRTDWRQNPRILKELGYL, from the coding sequence GTGGGTCACAGGTCAGGAACGGTGGCGGTCGTCGGCAGGCCGAACGTCGGCAAGAGCACCATCATCAACGCGCTGGTCGGCCAGAAGGTCTCTATCATCTCCGATAAGCCGCAGACAACGCGCAACAGGCTGCTCGGCATTGCAACCGATCCGGATTGGCAGATCGTATTCGTCGATACGCCCGGCATACACAAACCGAAGCATCGACTCGGTCGGGCGCTCAACGACGTCGCCAAACAGTCGATGTCCGGCGTCGATGCGCTCTTGATGGTCGTTGATATCAGTCGTGCTCCCGGTCCGGGGGACAGGATGATCGCCGATTGGACGTTGCAATCAGATGGCGAAATCGGAATCACGCCTCGCCGAATCCTCTGTCTGAACAAAATGGACCTCCTCAAGGCGAAAGACGTGGAGGCCCGATACGAATCGTATCAGGCGATGTTCCAGCCGGACGAGATTATGATGACGAGCTGCACGCGCGTTCAGAACCTTGATCTGCTGACCGGGCTGCTCGTAGCTTCGCTGCCTGAAGGCGAGCCGCTGTACGACGATGACTCCGTTACGGATCAGAGCGTCCAATTCTTGGCGGCCGAGATGGTTCGCGAGAAGCTCCTTCACGCCACGCGCGAAGAGCTGCCGCACGCTATTTCAACTTACGTCGAGAGTTGGGAGGAGGAAGACGGATTGGTGGACATCTCGGTCGTCATCCTCGTGGAGCGAGATAGCCAGAAGGCGATCGTGATCGGCAAGAAAGGCCAGATGCTCAAGAAGGTCGGATCGCTTGCGCGTATAGAGATCGAGGAGATGATCGACTGCAAGGTTTTCCTATCGCTCTTCGTGAAGGTGCGGACCGATTGGCGGCAGAACCCGCGGATCCTGAAAGAGCTTGGCTATCTTTAG